The genomic stretch GTGCAACATGAGCAGTTCACCCATATCCTTGTTCTGCACCAACTCGCCCAGCTTCGCGTATTCGGCGTCGTAGCGGCGCATGAAGCCCACCTGGATCCGCTTACGGCCCAGCTTTTCCTCGGCCTGGACGATCCGCCACGCAGAGGCGGCGTCCGGTGTGAGCGGCTTCTCGCACAGGATCGGCAGATCCTGCTCAAGGGCCCGCAGCAGGATGTCCTCGTGCAGGAAGCCGGGAGTGGCGATCAGCACGGCGTTGACGTCGCCGTTGTTGAGCGCCTCTTCGGCATCGGCCAGGGCTACTGCGTCCGGGATGCCTTCGATGGCCGCCCGGGCACGGGCGAGGTCGACGTCGACGACGGCGGCAACTTCAGCGCCGTGGATGCGCCTGCTGAGGCGCTGGATATGGTCCGCGCCCATGCGTCCGGCGCCGATGACGGCGACGCGAAGGGTCTCATTCATGGTTATTCTTTCAGTCTCGGGATTGGTCGTTGTTTGATGGCCGTCCCGGTACCGGGACGAGGGTGCCCGCAGCGCGACTGAGTCAGTCGCGCCGAGCCCTGCCCTCAGAGTCATCGTCGGCGCGACCCGGGACGGCGTCCTCTCCGCCGGTGAGCTCGTCCGGGAGTCCGTCGGCGATGCCGTCGTGGCGTACCGCGTGGCTGTCGTCGGCGTGGGACGGGAAGTTGTAGGAGGCGCCGGAGGCGTGAGTGGGTTCGGGCCAGCGGGAGGTGACGACCTTGCCGCGGGTGTAGAAGGACACGCCTTCGGGGCCGTAGATGTGCTTGTCGCCGAACAGCGAGGCCTTCCAGCCGCCGAAGGAGTGGTAGGCCACCGGGACGGGCAGGGGGACGTTGATGCCGATCATGCCCACGGTCACGGAGCGCTGGAACTTCCGGGCTGCGGCGCCGGAGGAGGTGAAGATCGCGGTGCCGTTGCCGTAGGGGTTGGAGTTGATCAGGGCGATGCCTGCCTCCAGGTCCTCCACGCGGACCACCACGAGGACCGGGCCGAAGATTTCCTCGGTGTAGGCAGTCATTTCGGTCTTGACGTGGTCCAGGACTGTGGGGCCGACCCAGAAGCCGTCCTCGTGTCCCGGGACCACCAGATCGCGGCCGTCCACCACCATGGCGGCACCGGCCTGCTCTGCTTCGGTGACGATCCGGATAATCCGGTCCTTGGCGGCCGGGGTGATGACCGGGCCCATTTCGGCGTCGTGCGCGGTGCCGTTGTTGACCTTGACGGCGAGGGCACGCTCTTCGACCTTCTTGACCAGCAGTTCGGCGGCGTCGCCGACGGCGACGGCCACGGAGATGGCCATGCAGCGTTCCCCGGCGGAGCCGAAGGCGGCGGCGGCGAGGTGGTCGGCGGCGTTGTCCAGGTCGGCGTCGGGCAGGATGATGGCGTGGTTCTTCGCGCCTCCCAGGGCCTGGACGCGCTTGCCGTGCTTGGTGGCCGTCTCGTGGACGTACTGGGCGATCGGGGTGGAGCCAACGAAAGAGATGCCGTCCACGTCCGGGTGGGTCAGGAGCCCCTCCACGGTTTCCTTGTCGCCGTGCAGGACCTGGAACACGCCGTCGGGCAGGCCGGCCTGCTTCCACAGCTTGGCCAGCAGCATCGAGGCGGACGGGTCGCGCTCGGAGGGCTTGAGGATGAAGGCGTTGCCGGTGGCGATGGCCATCGGAGCCATCCATAGCGGCACCATCACGGGGAAGTTGAACGGGGTGATCCCGGCGACGACGCCGAGCGGCTCGCGGAAGGAGAAGACGTCGATGCCGGTGGAGACCTGGTCGGAGTAGTCGCCTTTGAGCAGGGTGGGGATGCCGCAGGCGAACTCGATGACTTCCAGGCCGCGGCCGATCTCGCCCTTGGCGTCGGAGAGGACTTTGCCGTGCTCGGCGGTGATCAGCTCGGCGAGTTCGTCCACGTGGGCGGCGACGAGTTCGCGGAATTTGAACAGCACGCCGGTGCGCTTGGCCAGGGAGATGTCGCCCCAGGAGTCGGCGGCGGCGCGTGCCGCGGCCACGGTGGTGTCCAGATCGGCGCGGTTGGCCAGCCGCAGCTCCGCGGAGACGGCGCCGGTGGCCGGGTTGTACACGGGCTGGGTGCGGTCGCCTTCGCCGGCGGTCTCGGAACCGTTGATGAAATGATTGATCGTGTGAGTCATTGGACTTCCTTGTCTGACTAACCGAGCAGCTTGCGCTGGCGGTTCTTGTGGTCGATATAGGTTTGGAAGGCTTGTTTTGTGGATTCAAGCTCGGACACCTGGGAGACGGGAACGTCCCACCATGACTCGGAGCTCGGAGCGTCCAGCAGGGGGTCGGATTCAACGTGGATCAGGATGGGCCCCCGCGTTCAGGGGCGGCCTTGGCGTCCCGGATGGCCTGCTCGAGTTCGGCGATGACCTTCTCCCCCGGTTCGATCCGGATTACCTTCACGCCGAGGCTTTCGGCGTTCAGGGCCAGGTCCACCGGAAGGGTTTCGCCTTCGTCAAAGCTGTGCTGCTCCTCATTCAGAACCCTGTACTGGGTGCCGAACCGCTGCGAACCGAGAGATTCGGAGAGGGAGCCGATGGAGGCGTAGCCGTGGTTCTGGATCAGGACCACAATCAACTTGATCCGCTCGGCGACGGCGGTGACCAGCTCGGTGTGCATCATCAGGTACGAACCGTCCCCCACCATGACCACAACGTCGCGCTGCTCACCACCGCGCGCGGCCTCTGCCAGCGCCGCGCGCTTGACGCCCAGGCCGCCCGGGATTTCGTACCCCATGCAGGAGTACGCGTATTCCACGTGGTAGCCGAACGCATCCCGGACACGCCACATCTTGTGCAGGTCCCCCGGCAGGGAGCCTGCAGCGCAGATAACAACGTCCGCCGCCTCCATGGCACGGTGTGTGGCGCCGATGATCTCGTTCTGGGCCGGCAGCGGGGTGAAACGGGTGTCGAAGGCCTCGTCCACCGTGGCGTCCCAGCGCTTCTTCTCCGCGGCGATCGTCGCTTCGAGGTCCGCACCGACGCGGTAGCCGCCCAGGGCCTGGTTCAGCTTGACCAGCGCCTTGCGGGCGTCCGCGACGATCGGCAGCGACGTGCCGTGCTTGTACGCGTCGATCGCGGCGACATTGATATTGATGAACTTCACGTCCGGGTTCTGGAACGCGGTCCGGGACGCGGTGGTGAAGTCCTCATACCGGGTGCCGATCCCGATGATCAGGTCCGCTTCGGCGGCGATGGCGTTCGCCGTCGTCGTGCCGGTGGAGCCGATCGCGCCGAGCGAGAACTGGTGATCCCAGGGCAGGACGCCCACGCCGGCCTGGGTGTTACCCACCGGGATGCCCGTCAGCTCGACGAACTTCGCGAGTTCATCGTTGGCATAGGCGTACAGGACGCCGCCGCCGGCGATGATCAGCGGGCGCTTCGCGGCACGGATGGCGTCCGCGGCGCGGCGGATATCCTCGTCGTCGGCTTCCGGGCGGCGGATGCGCCACTCGCGCTCGGCCAGGAACTCCTCAGGCACATCAAAGGCCTCGGCCTGGACATCCTGCGGCAGTGAGATGGTCACGGCACCGGTTTCGGCCGGATCCGTCAGCACACGAAGCCCATGGTGGAACGCCGAGAAGAGCTGCTCCGGGCGGGAGACCCGGTCGAAGAACTTGGACAGCGGCCGGAACGCGTCGTTGACCGTGATGTCGTAGGCATAGGGCTGCTCGAGCTGCTGCAGAACCGGGTCCGCGGCGCGGGTGGCGAAGGTGTCACTCGGCAGAAGCAGCACGGGCAGGCGGTTCGTGGTGGCCAAGGCCGCCCCGGTGAGCAGGTTGGAGGAACCGGGGCCGACGGAGGTGCTGATGGCGAAGGTCTGGCGGCGGCGGGTGTGCCGGGCATAACCGACAGCTTGATGTACCTGGGCCTGCTCGTTCCGGCCCTGGTAGTAGGGCATGATGGACGGATCCAGCTGCTGGTACTGCTTCAACGCCTGGCCGACGCCGGCAACATTGCCATGGCCGAAGATCCCGAACGTGCCCGGAATGAGCCGCTCGCGGTAGCCCTCGGTGCCGATCGTGTCGACGGTGTACTGCTTGGAAAGGTATTCCACCACGGCCTGGGCCACTGTCATTCGCCGCGTTGCCATGGGCTAGTCCTGCGCTTTCGGTGTCGTGGAATTGGTGCTTGGGCGGGTGCTGAACAGCGAGGCTGCGGTGGCGACGGCTGCCGCCACATCACCGTCCTTGGGGTACAGAAGCGTCCGCCCAACAGTGAGCCCGCGCACACCTGGCAGCGCAAGGGCCGCCTCCCAGCTGGAGAAGACCTCGTCCGGGGAGCCGTCCGGATCCCCGCCCAGCAGCACGGTGGGCATGGTGGTTGCCGCCATCACGCGCTCCATCTCCGGCACCACCGGAAGCTTCATCCAGGTGTAGGCGCTGGTGGATCCCAGTGCGGAGGCGATGCCCACGGACTTGATCACCGCGTCGGCGCTCAGATCGTTCCGTACCCGGCCGTTGTCCCAGACGGACAGGAACGGCTCCAACATGGCCACCAGCCCGCGTTCGGCCAGACTGTCGATGGCCTTGGCGGTCGCTTCCAGGGTCGCGACGGTGGCCGGGTCGCCCAGGCAGATCCGGGTCAGCATCTTGCCGCCGGTGGCCCCCAGTTCCGCCAGCGCGGCGGCGGTGTGGCCGGTGAAGCGGTCGTCGATCTCGTTGATGGACCCAGCCAGCCCGCCGCGGTTCATCGACCCGAAGACCAGCTTGCCGTCCAGGGCCCCCAGCAGGAGCAGGTCATCCATGATGTCCGGGGACGCCAGGATGCCGTCCACTGCCGGGTTGGCCAGGGCAATCTGCAAGCGGTCAAGCAGGTCCCGGCGGTCCGCCATCGCATGTTCCTGCGGGCCTACGGCCAGGGCGCCGCGGGCCGGATGATCGGCGGCGACGATGAAGTTCTGCCGGTCGGCACGCAGCCCCGGGTGCGGGGTGCGGGCCTTCGCGGCCTCGAGGACCGCTCCCGGTCGTTCGAGCCGGAGAGCGCTCAGCTGCTCATAGCGGCGGGGGTCCCGCAGCGCCGCAGGATTCTGGGTATCAGTCATTGGGTACCTGCCGTCCTCGTTCTGCGAGCAAACTCTTGACTTCTTCGGGTGTTGGCATCGCGTCCGCGCAGGAGAGCCGGGAAGCGACGATTGCGCCAGCGGCATTGGCGTAGTCCAGCACCTGCTGCAGCGGCCAGCCGGAGAGCAGACCGTGGCAGAACGCGCCGCCGAAGGAATCCCCAGCCCCCAGACCGTTGACCGTCTCCACCGGAAGCGGCGCCGACACGACGCGCTCCGTGCGGGTGGCGGCCATAACGCCGTCGGGCCCCAGCTTCACGACCGCAATCTCTACTCCGGCCGCCAGCAGACGGTCGGCCTGCTCGTCCGGGGTACCCTCGCCGACCGCAACGGCGCATTCCTTGTCGTTACCGATCGCGACGGTGACATGCGGGAGGATCTTCGCCACCTGCACCCGAGCTTCGTCCTCGGAGGCCCAAAACATCGGGCGGTAGTCCAGATCCAGCACCGTGAACTGTCCGTCGGTCAGTGCGGCGCGAGGGCGCGCCTCGTGTGCGGCTATGTGGGCGCCGCGGCTTGGTTCCTGGCACAGGCCGGTCACGGTGGACCAGAAAATGCGCGCGCCGCGAATCGCATCGAGATCGAGTTCATCGGCGGCGATCTGCAGATCCGGGGCTGTCGGCGTCCGGTAGAAGTACAGCGGGAAATCGTCCGGCGGCTTGATCGCGCAGAACGTCACCGGCGTCGGCCACACCGGAACGGAGCTCACGAAACGGTCATCGACCTTAAACTTGCGCAGTTCCCGGTGCAGATACGTGCCGAAGGGGTCCTCCCCCGTGCGGGTGATGACGGCGGTGCGGCGCCCGTGCCGGGCGGCGGCAACGGCCACATTGGACGGCGAACCGCCCAGATACTTGCCGAAGCTCGTCACGTCCTCCAGATCTACTCCAATTTCGTTGGGGTAGATGTCGACGCTGATGCGTCCGATGGTGAGGACATCATGTGTCTCGATCATCGTTGACCTTTCTGTCGCAATCTCAGTTCTGAGGTTCGGTGAAACCTGCTGGGGGTTTGTGACTCCGGCCACAATCACTACTGTGCACTACTTCTCATGTCCTGTCAAAGATTTGTTCTGACATACTGACAATGAGATAAGGGAAGCGAAAAGCAGACCTAGCGGGCCGGAACCGAGAGTTCTCCGGTGATGTACTGCGCGCGGCCAAAGCCGAACGACCAGTCTCCGGGCCCGTTCTCCACATAGCCAATGAAAACATCGGCACCGTCGACTCCGACGGCTGCCAGTTCCTCGGCGATGCGTTCAAAGAGCTCGCTCTTGGCTTCCTGGCTCCGACCCCCCTGCGTGAAGATCTGGATCATCACCACCCCCTCAGTGCGGTCAAAGCCCAGGCCGGCATCCTGCGCCCGCAGCTGCCCGGCGGGGTGCTCCGTGAGGATGTGGAAAAGGTCGCGCTCCGGAATGGCATAACTGCCCAGGATGGCGGCATGGATCCCGTCACTGATCCCGCGCAGCTGGGCCGGTGTCCGGCCTGAGTTCACATCAATACGCACCAACGGCATTTTGTCTCCTCGAATAGTTTGTATTGACATACTAACAAATAGTTTTTGGATTGGGCAAGTGTCTTGTCGGGATGGGGGTACGGTAACGATCGTTCGCGAGACACTTCAAACCCGGTTTTGGGAACCGTGGAACTACGGGGCTCATTCTGTAACGCTTCCCGTGTACGCGGCTATGTAACGTTCTACCAGGTTAGTGATACATTCTGGGTATGCGAATCGGATACGGGCGTATCTCAACGCGCGATCAACACCCCGAGGCCCAACACGACGCCCTGCGCGCGGCCGGCTGCGAGCAGGTGTTCCTCGACACCGCCTCGGGGAAACTCGCCCGCAGGCCCGAACTCGACAAGGCGCTGCTCTCGGCCAACCGGTCCGGCGATCAGCTGGTTGTCACCAAGCTGGACCGGCTCGGGCGATCGCTGGAAAACCTCATCGAGCTGTCCAAGACACTGCAGGAGCGTGGCGTGGACCTGGTGGTCCTGGACCAGGGCGTCGACACGTCCACACCCGCCGGGCGGATGTTCTTCCAGATCATCGGCTCGATCGCCGAGTTCGAACACGCGCTGATGTCCGAACGGACCCGTGACGGGCTCGCCGCCGCCCGAGCACGCGGGCGGACTGGCGGGCAGAAACCAAAACTCGGCCCCCGCCAGGTCAAGCTGGCCCGCGAAATGTATGAGGAAAAGGACGCCGACGGGAAACGTGCCCACACCGTCGAGCAGATCGCCCAGGAATTCGGCGTCACCAGGCCCACCATTTACCGGCACCTGGCCAACCCATAATCCGTGGGCCTCGCGCATCACAGTGCTACGGCATGTCCGTAAGCCGCTGTCATCCAACTGAAAAGGACTTCTGAATTGGCCCTACGATCCTTGCTCACGGCCGCCGAACGCAGCCAGGTCTTGGCAGTGCCTACCGGAGACGAGGATCTGGCAGCCCATTACACACTCGGCGAAGCGGACATGTCATTGATTCGGCAACGCCGTGGAGAGGCGAACAGGCTGGGCTTCGCCATCCAGCTGTGTCTGCTGCGGCACCCGGGAATCGCGCTGGCCGAAGACAGCGAAGTGCTTCCTGAACTGGTTACCTGGATCGCGGACCAGCTGGCCATCCCTGCCGAGGCCTGGGGTGAATATGGGACACGTGAGGAAACGCGGCAGGAACACGGAAGAGAGATCCGCGCGTATCTGGGCATGTCCACGTTCGCAATCGCCGATTTCCGCCAGCTCGTGGAGCACGTGTGCGATGTGGCCGCGCAAACAGACAAGGGCCTACTCTTGGTCGAAAGCGCGATGGACTTCCTACGGGCAAGGAAGGTCGCCGCGCCCGTGGTGGGGATCATCGAAAGGGCCTGCGCGCAGGCCCTGACCAAAGCGAATCGTCGAATCTACGCCACAATATGCGACAACCTTTCGCCAGAGCACCGGCGGCGCCTGGACGGACTGTTGCTTCGCCGCCCCGATAGTCCATTGACCGAAATCGGCTGGCTGCGGCAGGCGCCGCTGCGCCCCAACGCACGGGCGATGAATGAGCACATCGCCCGGCTCACTACGTGGCGTGCGCTTGACCTTCCCTGGGCCGCCGGCAAGCTGGTGCACCGGAACAGGTTGCTGAAGCTGGCCCGCGAGGGCGCATCCATGACCGCGGCAGACCTGGCCAAATTCGAGCCCGGACGCAGGTACGCGACCCTCTTCGCCATGTCCGTCGAAAGCATGGCTACCGTCACCGACGAAATCATTGAGCTGCACGACAGGATCATTGGCCGGATCATTCGTACCGCCCAGAACAAGCAAAACCAGA from Pseudarthrobacter psychrotolerans encodes the following:
- a CDS encoding deoxyribose-phosphate aldolase — protein: MTDTQNPAALRDPRRYEQLSALRLERPGAVLEAAKARTPHPGLRADRQNFIVAADHPARGALAVGPQEHAMADRRDLLDRLQIALANPAVDGILASPDIMDDLLLLGALDGKLVFGSMNRGGLAGSINEIDDRFTGHTAAALAELGATGGKMLTRICLGDPATVATLEATAKAIDSLAERGLVAMLEPFLSVWDNGRVRNDLSADAVIKSVGIASALGSTSAYTWMKLPVVPEMERVMAATTMPTVLLGGDPDGSPDEVFSSWEAALALPGVRGLTVGRTLLYPKDGDVAAAVATAASLFSTRPSTNSTTPKAQD
- the iolC gene encoding 5-dehydro-2-deoxygluconokinase, whose amino-acid sequence is MIETHDVLTIGRISVDIYPNEIGVDLEDVTSFGKYLGGSPSNVAVAAARHGRRTAVITRTGEDPFGTYLHRELRKFKVDDRFVSSVPVWPTPVTFCAIKPPDDFPLYFYRTPTAPDLQIAADELDLDAIRGARIFWSTVTGLCQEPSRGAHIAAHEARPRAALTDGQFTVLDLDYRPMFWASEDEARVQVAKILPHVTVAIGNDKECAVAVGEGTPDEQADRLLAAGVEIAVVKLGPDGVMAATRTERVVSAPLPVETVNGLGAGDSFGGAFCHGLLSGWPLQQVLDYANAAGAIVASRLSCADAMPTPEEVKSLLAERGRQVPND
- a CDS encoding tautomerase family protein; this encodes MPLVRIDVNSGRTPAQLRGISDGIHAAILGSYAIPERDLFHILTEHPAGQLRAQDAGLGFDRTEGVVMIQIFTQGGRSQEAKSELFERIAEELAAVGVDGADVFIGYVENGPGDWSFGFGRAQYITGELSVPAR
- a CDS encoding recombinase family protein, whose translation is MRIGYGRISTRDQHPEAQHDALRAAGCEQVFLDTASGKLARRPELDKALLSANRSGDQLVVTKLDRLGRSLENLIELSKTLQERGVDLVVLDQGVDTSTPAGRMFFQIIGSIAEFEHALMSERTRDGLAAARARGRTGGQKPKLGPRQVKLAREMYEEKDADGKRAHTVEQIAQEFGVTRPTIYRHLANP